In a genomic window of Saccharothrix sp. HUAS TT1:
- a CDS encoding DUF3140 domain-containing protein encodes MEDDERKGIREDFDQAVNMSAAELEAWLERAESKEVGDSSGGGESTGHASGRRIVTLLRAKKAELSDDDYRHMRKVVGYVHRHEAQRPDKDVEHTAWRYSLMNWGHDPLKRAR; translated from the coding sequence GTGGAGGACGACGAGCGCAAGGGCATCCGCGAGGACTTCGACCAGGCGGTGAACATGTCCGCCGCCGAGCTGGAGGCGTGGTTGGAGCGCGCCGAATCCAAAGAGGTCGGTGATTCGTCGGGCGGCGGCGAGTCGACCGGCCACGCCTCCGGTCGCCGGATCGTGACCCTGCTGCGCGCCAAGAAGGCCGAGCTGAGCGACGACGACTACCGGCACATGCGCAAGGTGGTGGGCTACGTGCACCGGCACGAGGCGCAGCGGCCGGACAAGGACGTCGAGCACACGGCCTGGCGGTACTCGCTGATGAACTGGGGTCACGACCCGCTGAAGCGGGCTCGCTGA
- a CDS encoding sugar ABC transporter substrate-binding protein gives MRGRALLLVAALLAAGACDAEQIDPPDQVTLTWWDYLDHSPMADQAVDSLLARYQQGHPGVRIERTSLTRPEFRAKLAEATASGVFPDIAAVDSTDLPRLAEGNAVADLTDRFDRWRLKDEFLPPVRDSVVHDGRFRGVPLRSTTTALVYNRDHFAAAGVTDPPTTWEGLRTTARALTAADRSGLCFAGAGDDLTTTFLPFLWQAGGDVTDLGDGRAADALTYLDHLVNTDRSAPAEVLGWTDADARRAFAEGRCAMVITGPGAVPELNQAGLDWAAARLPDGAAGPAGQLGGETWVIGRNGQVDRAWEVLTWLAEDPDSATEFGGGLGALPNRADTVDALAWQWDPNVPGFADQLRSARPRTAYGPEYPEISRAVAAMAGRVLTREGLPDQAILDAEREIEPLLR, from the coding sequence ATGCGTGGAAGAGCGCTGCTGCTGGTCGCGGCCCTGCTCGCCGCCGGCGCGTGCGACGCGGAGCAGATCGACCCGCCCGATCAGGTGACGCTGACCTGGTGGGACTACCTCGACCACTCCCCCATGGCGGACCAGGCCGTCGACAGCCTCCTGGCCCGCTACCAGCAGGGGCACCCCGGCGTCCGGATCGAGCGCACGTCCCTGACCCGCCCGGAGTTCCGGGCGAAGCTCGCCGAGGCGACCGCGTCCGGCGTGTTCCCCGACATCGCCGCCGTCGACTCCACCGACCTGCCCCGGCTGGCTGAGGGCAACGCGGTGGCCGACCTCACCGACCGGTTCGACCGCTGGCGGCTCAAGGACGAGTTCCTGCCGCCGGTGCGCGACAGCGTCGTCCACGACGGCCGGTTCCGCGGCGTGCCGCTGCGCAGCACCACCACCGCCCTGGTCTACAACCGCGACCACTTCGCCGCGGCGGGCGTCACGGACCCGCCGACCACGTGGGAGGGGCTGCGGACCACCGCGCGGGCCCTGACCGCCGCCGACCGGTCCGGCCTGTGCTTCGCCGGCGCGGGCGACGACCTGACCACGACGTTCCTGCCGTTCCTGTGGCAAGCGGGCGGCGACGTGACCGACCTCGGCGACGGGAGGGCGGCCGACGCGCTCACCTACCTCGACCACCTGGTGAACACCGACCGCAGCGCACCTGCCGAGGTCCTGGGCTGGACCGACGCCGATGCCCGGCGCGCGTTCGCCGAGGGCCGCTGCGCGATGGTGATCACCGGGCCCGGCGCGGTGCCCGAGCTGAACCAGGCGGGCCTGGACTGGGCGGCGGCCCGACTGCCCGACGGGGCGGCGGGACCCGCGGGCCAGCTCGGCGGCGAGACGTGGGTGATCGGCCGCAACGGGCAGGTCGACCGGGCGTGGGAGGTGCTGACCTGGCTGGCCGAGGACCCGGACAGCGCGACCGAGTTCGGCGGCGGCCTCGGCGCGCTGCCCAACCGGGCCGACACGGTCGACGCCCTGGCCTGGCAGTGGGACCCGAACGTGCCCGGCTTCGCCGACCAGCTGCGGTCCGCCCGGCCGCGCACCGCCTACGGCCCGGAGTACCCGGAGATCTCCCGCGCCGTCGCCGCGATGGCGGGCCGGGTGCTCACCCGGGAGGGCTTACCCGATCAGGCGATCCTGGACGCCGAGCGGGAGATCGAACCGCTGCTGCGCTAG
- a CDS encoding DUF2087 domain-containing protein: protein MTPDSLIGLLAEPERLRVAAALVLGARTSADIAEATGLDARQVENSLRRLRSTGLVVTDGSGLRLREELFKEATRVEQANRVPEDPFVRDGRLVKLPAQRGRRRAVLEQVSTAFEPGRRYPERDVTEVLRRWCDGGEVDHVTLRRYLVDEGLLSRADGEYWRTGGPVSV, encoded by the coding sequence GTGACCCCTGATTCACTGATCGGACTGCTGGCCGAACCCGAGCGGTTGCGGGTGGCCGCCGCGCTGGTCCTCGGAGCCCGCACCAGTGCGGACATCGCGGAGGCGACCGGGTTGGACGCCCGCCAGGTCGAGAACTCGTTGCGGCGACTGCGGTCGACCGGGCTCGTCGTGACCGACGGGTCCGGCTTGCGACTGCGCGAGGAGCTGTTCAAGGAGGCCACCCGGGTCGAACAGGCGAATCGGGTCCCCGAGGACCCGTTCGTGCGGGATGGGCGGCTGGTGAAGCTCCCCGCGCAGCGCGGACGCAGGCGGGCCGTGCTCGAACAGGTCAGCACCGCGTTCGAGCCGGGTAGACGGTACCCCGAGCGGGACGTGACCGAGGTGCTGCGGCGGTGGTGCGACGGCGGTGAGGTCGACCACGTCACCCTGCGCCGGTACCTGGTGGACGAAGGGCTGCTCAGCCGGGCCGACGGCGAGTACTGGCGCACCGGCGGCCCGGTGAGCGTCTAG
- a CDS encoding aldo/keto reductase, translating to MRTITLNNGVTMPQLGFGVFQVSTEDTHRAVSEALRVGYRSIDTATAYRNEEPVGRAVADSGLPRDEVFVTTKLWNSDQGYDEALRAFDASADRLGLDRVDLYLVHWPAPAQDRYVDTWRALGKLLADGRVRAIGVSNFQPAHLERIVEATGAVPAVNQVELHPRLQQAELRAFHARHGIATEAWSPLAQGALLADPVITGIADKHGRTPAQVVLRWHVQLGNVVIPKSVTPSRIAENFALFDFELDAEDMGRVAELDRGERTGPDPDTFG from the coding sequence ATGAGGACCATCACCCTGAACAACGGCGTCACCATGCCGCAGCTCGGCTTCGGCGTCTTCCAGGTGTCCACTGAGGACACGCACCGCGCGGTCTCGGAGGCGTTGCGGGTCGGCTACCGCAGCATCGACACGGCCACCGCCTACCGCAACGAGGAACCGGTCGGCCGGGCCGTCGCGGATTCGGGGCTGCCGCGCGACGAGGTGTTCGTGACCACCAAGCTGTGGAACTCCGACCAGGGCTACGACGAGGCGCTGCGCGCGTTCGACGCGAGCGCCGACCGGCTCGGCCTGGACCGGGTCGACCTGTACCTGGTGCACTGGCCCGCGCCCGCGCAGGACCGGTACGTCGACACCTGGCGCGCGCTGGGCAAGCTGCTCGCCGACGGCCGGGTCCGGGCCATCGGCGTGTCCAACTTCCAGCCCGCGCACCTGGAGCGGATCGTGGAGGCCACCGGCGCGGTGCCCGCGGTCAACCAGGTCGAGCTGCACCCGCGGCTCCAGCAGGCCGAGCTGCGCGCCTTCCACGCCCGGCACGGCATCGCGACCGAGGCGTGGAGCCCGCTGGCGCAGGGCGCGCTGCTGGCCGACCCGGTGATCACCGGCATCGCCGACAAGCACGGCCGCACACCGGCGCAGGTCGTGCTGCGCTGGCACGTGCAGCTGGGCAACGTGGTCATCCCCAAGTCGGTGACGCCGAGCCGGATCGCCGAGAACTTCGCCCTGTTCGACTTCGAGCTGGACGCCGAGGACATGGGCCGGGTGGCGGAGCTGGACCGGGGCGAGCGCACCGGCCCCGATCCCGACACCTTCGGCTGA
- a CDS encoding UDP-glucuronic acid decarboxylase family protein — protein sequence MGFERAVVTGGAGFLGSHVCEALLKRGTRVVCVDDFRTGSPANLPDDPRLGVVVEDVATPLHLLGDVDLVVHLACPASPVDYLRMPVDTLKTGGFGTLHALELARRKGARIVVASTSEVYGDPLEHPQRETYWGNVNPIGPRSVYDEAKRFGEALTSAFHREYGVDAGIVRIFNTYGARMRPDDGRMIPTFVRQARAGEPLTVHGDGEQTRSLCHVDDLVRGLLSMADSDHPGPVNLGNPEEVTVLEVARKVVELTGSTSTIEHVDAMTDDPRRRRPDISLAREVLGWQPEIPLDEGLRRSFDRELVG from the coding sequence ATGGGATTCGAACGGGCGGTGGTGACGGGCGGGGCCGGGTTCCTCGGGTCGCACGTGTGCGAAGCGCTGCTCAAGCGCGGCACGCGGGTGGTCTGCGTCGACGACTTCCGCACCGGGTCGCCCGCCAACCTGCCGGACGACCCGAGGCTCGGCGTGGTGGTCGAGGACGTGGCCACACCGCTGCACCTGCTCGGCGACGTCGACCTGGTGGTGCACCTGGCGTGCCCGGCGTCGCCGGTCGACTACCTGCGGATGCCCGTCGACACGCTCAAGACCGGCGGGTTCGGCACGCTGCACGCGCTGGAGCTGGCGCGGCGCAAGGGCGCGCGGATCGTCGTCGCGTCCACCAGCGAGGTGTACGGCGACCCGCTGGAGCACCCGCAGCGCGAGACGTACTGGGGCAACGTCAACCCGATCGGCCCGCGCAGCGTCTACGACGAGGCCAAGCGCTTCGGCGAGGCGCTGACCAGCGCGTTCCACCGGGAGTACGGGGTGGACGCGGGCATCGTGCGGATCTTCAACACCTACGGCGCCCGGATGCGCCCGGACGACGGCCGGATGATCCCGACGTTCGTGCGGCAGGCCCGCGCCGGCGAGCCGCTGACCGTGCACGGCGACGGCGAGCAGACCCGGTCGCTGTGCCACGTGGACGACCTCGTGCGCGGGCTGCTGTCCATGGCCGACAGCGACCACCCCGGACCGGTGAACCTCGGCAACCCGGAAGAGGTCACCGTGCTGGAGGTGGCGCGGAAGGTCGTCGAGCTGACCGGCAGCACGTCCACGATCGAGCACGTCGACGCCATGACCGACGACCCGCGGCGGCGGCGCCCGGACATCTCGCTGGCCCGCGAAGTGCTGGGCTGGCAGCCGGAGATCCCGCTGGACGAGGGGCTGCGCCGCTCGTTCGACCGCGAACTCGTCGGGTAG
- a CDS encoding carbamoyltransferase yields MRVLGVNAVFHDPAAALVVDGEVVAAAEEERFSRRKHGKRPVPFSAWEQPELAARWCLEQAGLTPADLDAVAYSYDPDLVEPSDVPWEDLRTQYARRAPYFLATALPGLDPAIVRFVPHHVAHAASAGLAAPFGGDCAVLVNDGRGECRSHLAGSYRGHGLETLAAQHLPHSLGLLYEDLTEHLGFLRSSDEYKVMALASYAEPKHLDLLREHVRATGDGGFDVTPLDWATLAKRRDPDGEVTREHAELAASVQVRVEEVLLDLVRWLHERTGQKRLAMAGGVALNCVANTRIFAEGPFDEVWVQPAAGDSGTALGAALSVVADEGEPAAAMPGADLGRSWTDAEVEECLRTAKIAYEEPADVAVAVAEALADDQVVAWFQGRSEYGPRALGRRSLLAHPGRAENLARLNEVKGREQFRPVAPMVLADRAAELFERGPLPSPYMLFVHDVRPEWRDRIPAVVHVDGTARVQTVDPASEPLVARVLREFDRRTGVPVVVNTSLNTAGRPMVDDPRDALECFGSAPVDLLAIGRFVVRRHRAAGQR; encoded by the coding sequence GTGCGCGTGCTCGGTGTCAACGCGGTCTTCCACGACCCCGCCGCCGCCCTCGTGGTGGACGGCGAGGTGGTGGCCGCCGCCGAGGAGGAGCGCTTCTCGCGGCGCAAGCACGGCAAGCGGCCCGTGCCGTTCTCGGCGTGGGAGCAGCCCGAGCTGGCCGCGCGGTGGTGCCTGGAGCAGGCCGGGCTCACCCCGGCCGACCTGGACGCCGTCGCCTACTCCTACGACCCGGACCTGGTCGAGCCGAGCGACGTGCCGTGGGAGGACCTGCGCACCCAGTACGCCCGGCGCGCGCCGTACTTCCTGGCCACCGCGCTGCCCGGGCTGGACCCGGCGATCGTGCGGTTCGTGCCGCACCACGTCGCGCACGCGGCGTCCGCGGGGCTGGCCGCGCCGTTCGGCGGCGACTGCGCCGTGCTGGTCAACGACGGTCGCGGCGAGTGCCGGTCGCACCTGGCGGGCAGCTACCGCGGCCACGGGCTGGAGACGTTGGCCGCGCAGCACCTGCCGCACTCGCTCGGCCTGCTGTACGAGGACCTGACCGAGCACCTGGGCTTCCTGCGCTCCAGCGACGAGTACAAGGTGATGGCGCTGGCCTCCTACGCCGAGCCCAAGCACCTCGACCTGCTGCGCGAGCACGTCCGCGCGACCGGGGACGGCGGGTTCGACGTCACGCCGCTGGACTGGGCGACGCTGGCCAAGCGCCGCGACCCGGACGGCGAGGTGACCCGCGAGCACGCCGAGCTGGCGGCCAGCGTGCAGGTGCGGGTGGAGGAGGTGCTGCTGGACCTGGTCCGCTGGCTGCACGAGCGGACCGGCCAGAAGCGGCTGGCCATGGCGGGCGGGGTGGCGCTGAACTGCGTGGCGAACACCCGGATCTTCGCCGAGGGCCCGTTCGACGAGGTGTGGGTGCAGCCGGCCGCCGGTGACTCGGGGACGGCCCTCGGTGCGGCGCTGTCGGTCGTGGCGGACGAGGGCGAGCCCGCCGCCGCGATGCCCGGCGCCGACCTCGGTCGGTCGTGGACCGACGCGGAGGTCGAGGAGTGCCTGCGCACCGCCAAGATCGCGTACGAAGAGCCTGCCGACGTGGCCGTCGCGGTGGCCGAGGCGTTGGCGGACGACCAGGTGGTCGCCTGGTTCCAGGGGCGCAGCGAGTACGGGCCGCGGGCGTTGGGCCGCCGGTCGCTGCTCGCGCACCCCGGTCGGGCGGAGAACCTGGCCAGGCTCAACGAGGTGAAGGGGCGCGAGCAGTTCCGACCGGTCGCGCCCATGGTGCTGGCCGACCGCGCGGCCGAGCTGTTCGAACGGGGACCGCTGCCCAGCCCGTACATGCTGTTCGTGCACGACGTGCGGCCGGAGTGGCGCGACCGCATCCCGGCGGTGGTGCACGTGGACGGCACCGCGCGCGTGCAGACCGTGGACCCGGCGTCGGAGCCGCTGGTGGCGCGGGTGCTCCGGGAGTTCGACCGGCGCACCGGCGTGCCCGTGGTGGTGAACACGAGCCTGAACACGGCCGGTCGGCCCATGGTGGACGACCCGCGCGACGCGCTGGAGTGCTTCGGCTCGGCGCCGGTCGACCTGCTGGCCATCGGCCGGTTCGTGGTGCGCCGACACCGTGCCGCGGGGCAGCGATGA
- a CDS encoding glycosyltransferase family 2 protein, producing MSVDYAVVIPTVGRDSLRTVLDALEHGDGPPPREIIVVDDRPDPGPLPPTHSARVLRSGGRGPAAARNAGWRAACCEWIAFLDDDVVPSRYWKQRLADDLERLGLDVGASQARIVVPLPADREPTDWERGTAGLARARWITADMAYRRAALVRAGGFDERFPRAYREDAELALRVQGRGYRIVNGDRVTAHPVRPAGFFASLKQQRGNADDALVRRLLGPGWRERMGGAPGRLRWHAATSAAGVAAVLSGLLGRRRAALAFGAAWAGLTGWFAAERIKPGPRTRAEVVKMVVTSIAIPPAACAHRLRGEVRHRGVPVAGRERGRLTPVVAALGRLRGRVKSRGSAVAPDRAGGSAALSAAARGSGGGSRVTRDSDADSRAVRW from the coding sequence ATGAGCGTCGACTACGCGGTGGTGATCCCGACCGTCGGCCGCGACAGCCTGCGGACCGTGCTCGACGCGTTGGAGCACGGTGACGGCCCGCCGCCGCGCGAGATCATCGTGGTGGACGACCGCCCGGACCCCGGCCCGCTGCCGCCGACGCACTCCGCGCGGGTGCTGCGCAGCGGTGGCCGCGGACCGGCGGCGGCCCGCAACGCCGGGTGGCGCGCCGCGTGCTGCGAGTGGATCGCGTTCCTGGACGACGACGTGGTGCCGTCGCGGTACTGGAAGCAGCGGCTGGCCGACGACCTGGAACGGCTCGGGCTGGACGTGGGCGCGTCGCAGGCCCGGATCGTCGTGCCGCTGCCGGCGGACCGCGAGCCGACCGACTGGGAGCGCGGGACGGCCGGGCTGGCACGGGCGCGGTGGATCACCGCGGACATGGCGTACCGGCGGGCGGCGCTCGTGCGGGCGGGCGGGTTCGACGAGCGGTTCCCGCGGGCGTACCGGGAGGACGCCGAGCTGGCGCTGCGGGTGCAGGGGCGCGGGTACCGGATCGTGAACGGCGATCGCGTGACCGCGCACCCGGTGCGGCCGGCGGGGTTCTTCGCCAGCTTGAAGCAGCAGCGCGGCAACGCGGACGACGCCCTGGTGCGGCGGTTGCTGGGGCCGGGGTGGCGGGAGCGGATGGGCGGCGCGCCGGGGCGGCTGCGGTGGCACGCGGCCACCAGCGCGGCCGGGGTGGCGGCGGTCCTGAGCGGGCTGCTCGGCCGGCGGAGGGCGGCGTTGGCGTTCGGCGCGGCGTGGGCCGGGTTGACCGGGTGGTTCGCGGCGGAGCGCATCAAGCCCGGGCCGCGCACGCGGGCCGAGGTGGTGAAGATGGTGGTGACGAGCATCGCCATCCCGCCGGCGGCGTGCGCGCACCGGCTGCGCGGCGAGGTCCGGCACCGGGGGGTGCCGGTGGCGGGGCGGGAGCGGGGTCGGCTCACTCCGGTGGTGGCGGCGCTGGGCCGGTTGCGCGGGCGGGTGAAGTCGCGCGGGTCCGCGGTCGCCCCGGACCGGGCGGGCGGTTCCGCCGCGCTCTCGGCGGCGGCGCGCGGTTCCGGTGGTGGCTCGCGGGTGACGCGGGATTCCGACGCCGATTCCCGGGCGGTGCGGTGGTGA
- a CDS encoding glycosyltransferase family 9 protein, protein MVRVLVLRALGLGDLLTAVPALRGLRRAFPGAEITLAAPGWLADLVARIDAVDRLLPTEGLVPIDFDSPDLAVNLHGRGPQSTELLRATHPARLITHGVHVPWPAHQHEVLRWCRLLAQFGIACDPADLHLPPLPANGAIVVHPGASHGARRWPAERFAEVVRALGPDVVVTGSEAEAPLVHSIAQGRTRMGDLAGLLDLVAGARLVICGDTGVAHVATAYRTPSVVLFGPVSPAEWGPRGGPHRVLWRGTTGDTFADRPDPGLLGITPAEVLDAARSLLGGGPCPGSASSARVMSG, encoded by the coding sequence GTGGTGAGGGTCCTCGTGCTGCGCGCGCTCGGCCTCGGCGACCTGCTGACGGCCGTGCCGGCGTTGCGCGGGCTGCGGCGGGCGTTCCCGGGGGCCGAGATCACGTTGGCGGCGCCGGGGTGGTTGGCCGACCTGGTCGCGCGGATCGACGCGGTGGACCGCCTGCTGCCCACCGAGGGCCTCGTGCCCATCGACTTCGACTCACCCGACCTCGCGGTCAACCTGCACGGGCGCGGGCCGCAGAGCACCGAGCTGCTGCGCGCCACTCATCCGGCCCGCCTGATCACCCACGGCGTGCACGTGCCGTGGCCCGCGCACCAGCACGAAGTCCTCCGGTGGTGCCGGTTGCTCGCCCAGTTCGGCATCGCGTGCGACCCCGCCGACCTGCACCTGCCGCCGCTGCCGGCCAACGGCGCGATCGTGGTGCACCCCGGCGCGAGCCACGGCGCGCGCCGGTGGCCCGCCGAGCGGTTCGCCGAGGTGGTCCGCGCGCTCGGCCCGGACGTGGTGGTGACCGGCAGTGAGGCGGAGGCGCCCCTGGTTCATTCCATCGCCCAGGGCCGCACGCGGATGGGTGATCTGGCCGGATTGCTGGACCTGGTGGCGGGCGCACGGCTCGTCATCTGCGGTGACACCGGCGTGGCCCACGTGGCCACCGCCTACCGCACGCCGTCCGTGGTGCTGTTCGGGCCGGTGTCCCCCGCCGAGTGGGGGCCGAGGGGAGGGCCGCACCGGGTGCTGTGGCGCGGGACGACCGGCGACACGTTCGCCGACCGGCCCGACCCGGGGCTGCTCGGGATCACCCCGGCCGAGGTGCTGGACGCCGCGCGATCGCTGCTGGGAGGTGGACCGTGTCCAGGATCGGCGTCATCGGCGCGGGTTATGTCGGGTTGA
- a CDS encoding UDP-glucose/GDP-mannose dehydrogenase family protein, with translation MSRIGVIGAGYVGLTTAACFARLGHTVVCADVDGAKVAALGRAEVGAHEPGLADLVAEGLAAGRLRFVRGNGEALSDVDFVFLCVPTPTGADGAADLAAVHAVLREARDAVAPGCVLVIKSTVPAGTADQVARLVGRSDVHLVSNPEFLREGHAVDDFLRPQRVVVGSAVEEAARRVVALYAGTGAPALVTSSSSAELVKYASNCFLAMKLSYVNSLAELCEQVGADIGDVTEGMRLDDRIGASFLDPGPGWGGSCFPKDTRALLSTAEDARVDFPLLRATIGTNGHQAHRVVSIVRDAVGGSLDGVRLGLLGLTFKAGTDDLRDSPALAVAALLAAGGARLTGYDPCVAADCGPVRVLDSAEAVGAGADGLVVLTEWPEFAELDWPNLAAAMRHPVVVDTRNLLPHDKVAEAGFHVIALGRPVKPVTTTGAQAARRDRA, from the coding sequence GTGTCCAGGATCGGCGTCATCGGCGCGGGTTATGTCGGGTTGACCACCGCCGCCTGCTTCGCGCGGCTCGGGCACACCGTGGTGTGCGCGGACGTGGACGGGGCGAAGGTCGCGGCCCTGGGCCGGGCCGAGGTCGGCGCGCACGAGCCGGGGCTGGCGGACCTGGTCGCGGAGGGCTTGGCGGCCGGGCGGCTGCGGTTCGTGCGCGGCAACGGCGAAGCCCTGTCCGATGTGGACTTCGTCTTCCTCTGCGTGCCGACGCCGACCGGCGCGGACGGCGCGGCCGACCTCGCGGCGGTGCACGCGGTGCTGCGCGAGGCGCGGGACGCCGTCGCGCCCGGCTGCGTGCTGGTGATCAAGTCGACGGTGCCCGCCGGCACGGCGGACCAGGTCGCGCGGCTGGTCGGGCGGTCGGACGTGCACCTCGTGTCCAACCCCGAGTTCCTGCGCGAGGGCCACGCCGTGGACGACTTCCTGCGGCCCCAGCGGGTCGTCGTCGGCTCGGCGGTCGAGGAGGCGGCCCGGCGGGTCGTCGCGCTGTACGCGGGCACGGGCGCGCCGGCGCTGGTCACCAGCAGTTCGAGCGCCGAGCTGGTGAAGTACGCGAGCAACTGCTTCCTGGCGATGAAGCTGTCCTACGTCAACAGCCTGGCCGAGCTGTGCGAGCAGGTGGGCGCCGACATCGGCGACGTGACCGAGGGCATGCGGCTGGACGACCGGATCGGCGCGTCGTTCCTCGACCCGGGACCGGGCTGGGGCGGTTCGTGCTTCCCCAAGGACACCAGGGCGTTGCTGTCCACGGCGGAGGACGCGCGGGTCGACTTCCCGCTGCTGCGGGCGACCATCGGCACGAACGGCCACCAGGCGCACCGCGTGGTCTCGATCGTGCGGGACGCGGTGGGCGGCTCGCTGGACGGGGTCCGGCTCGGGCTGCTCGGCCTGACCTTCAAGGCGGGCACCGACGACCTGCGCGACTCCCCCGCCCTCGCGGTGGCCGCGCTCCTGGCGGCCGGGGGCGCGCGGCTGACCGGCTACGACCCGTGCGTGGCGGCGGACTGCGGGCCGGTGCGGGTGCTCGACTCGGCCGAGGCGGTCGGCGCGGGCGCCGACGGGCTGGTGGTGCTGACCGAGTGGCCGGAGTTCGCCGAGCTGGACTGGCCCAACCTGGCCGCCGCGATGCGCCACCCGGTCGTCGTCGACACCCGCAACCTGCTGCCGCACGACAAGGTGGCCGAGGCCGGTTTCCACGTCATCGCCCTGGGCCGTCCGGTGAAGCCCGTGACGACCACCGGTGCTCAAGCCGCACGTCGGGACCGTGCCTGA
- a CDS encoding ABC transporter permease, with protein sequence MITALGVAELKLLLRNRTAAALAVLMPLAAGAYFALTMDGQEEGWPMVITLQLLFAFGFTVYVTVTTALTARRQDLYLKRLRTGAASDVVVLTGVLLPVAVLALVQSLVLLGIAVAAGAPLPARPELLALVLVGGTALACAAGVCTSGVTSTAELAQITTTPFFFALVIGGLIGQGGALDPWVFLVPGSGLGVLVQAAWGGPAGQVGPAALSLGLWIVAATGLAVRFFRWDPRG encoded by the coding sequence GTGATCACCGCACTGGGCGTGGCCGAGCTGAAGCTCCTGCTGCGCAACCGGACCGCCGCCGCGCTGGCCGTGCTGATGCCGTTGGCGGCCGGCGCCTACTTCGCGCTGACCATGGACGGCCAGGAGGAGGGCTGGCCGATGGTCATCACCCTCCAGCTGCTGTTCGCCTTCGGGTTCACCGTGTACGTGACGGTGACGACCGCGCTGACCGCCCGCAGGCAGGACCTCTACCTGAAGCGGTTGCGGACCGGCGCGGCGTCGGACGTGGTCGTGCTGACCGGCGTCCTGCTGCCGGTCGCCGTGCTGGCCCTGGTCCAGTCGCTGGTGCTGCTCGGCATCGCGGTGGCGGCGGGCGCGCCGCTGCCCGCCCGGCCCGAGCTGCTGGCCCTGGTGCTGGTCGGCGGCACGGCGCTGGCCTGCGCGGCGGGCGTGTGCACCAGCGGCGTCACCAGCACCGCCGAGCTGGCCCAGATCACCACCACGCCGTTCTTCTTCGCCCTGGTCATCGGTGGGCTGATCGGGCAGGGCGGCGCGCTCGACCCGTGGGTGTTCCTGGTGCCGGGCAGCGGCCTCGGCGTCCTGGTGCAGGCGGCGTGGGGCGGCCCGGCCGGCCAGGTCGGCCCGGCCGCCCTCTCGCTGGGGCTGTGGATCGTCGCCGCCACCGGCCTGGCCGTCCGCTTCTTCCGCTGGGACCCGCGCGGGTAG
- a CDS encoding ABC transporter ATP-binding protein encodes MRETVIDVAGLRCRYGDFEAVRGVDFEVGRGELFALLGTNGAGKTTTMETLEGLRAPHAGRVRVLGHDPFRDRAELRPRTGVMLQDSGFPADLTAREMVGLWSATSGRRATEDVLDRLDLGRRRDVRIKQLSGGERRRLDLALAVLGRPELLFLDEPTTGLDPESRQRTWEVVRGLLAEGTTVVLTTHYLEEAESLAHRLAIMHEGVVAVSGALVDVLAAQPARISFDLPERVDVGELPLLAGDVVHRPSGRVEVRTGELQDDLALLLAWAGREGLRLGRVRAHHASLEDVFHSARTGREVVTA; translated from the coding sequence ATGAGGGAGACGGTGATCGACGTGGCGGGCCTGCGGTGCCGCTACGGGGACTTCGAAGCCGTGCGCGGGGTCGACTTCGAGGTGGGCAGGGGGGAGCTGTTCGCGCTCCTCGGCACCAACGGCGCGGGCAAGACCACGACCATGGAGACGTTGGAGGGGCTGCGCGCCCCGCACGCGGGCCGGGTGCGGGTGCTGGGGCACGACCCGTTCCGGGACCGCGCCGAGCTGCGCCCGCGGACCGGGGTCATGCTCCAGGACAGCGGGTTCCCGGCCGACCTGACGGCGCGCGAGATGGTGGGGCTGTGGTCCGCGACGAGCGGTCGGCGGGCCACCGAGGACGTGCTGGACCGGCTGGACCTGGGGCGCCGGCGCGACGTGCGGATCAAGCAGCTCTCCGGCGGCGAGCGGCGCAGGCTCGACCTCGCGCTGGCCGTGCTCGGCCGCCCGGAGCTGCTGTTCCTGGACGAGCCGACGACCGGGCTCGACCCCGAGTCGCGGCAGCGGACGTGGGAGGTGGTGCGCGGGTTGCTGGCCGAGGGCACGACCGTGGTGCTGACCACGCACTACCTGGAGGAGGCCGAGTCGCTGGCGCACCGGCTGGCGATCATGCACGAGGGGGTGGTGGCCGTGTCCGGCGCGCTGGTGGACGTGCTCGCCGCCCAGCCCGCGCGGATCTCGTTCGACCTGCCGGAGCGGGTCGACGTCGGCGAGCTGCCGCTGCTGGCGGGCGACGTCGTGCACCGGCCGTCCGGCCGGGTCGAGGTCCGCACCGGTGAGCTGCAGGACGACCTGGCGCTGCTGCTGGCGTGGGCGGGGCGGGAGGGCCTGCGGCTGGGTCGGGTCCGCGCGCACCACGCGTCGCTGGAGGACGTTTTCCACAGCGCCCGGACGGGCAGGGAGGTCGTGACCGCGTGA